The nucleotide sequence CAAGGGGCCGTATCCTTTTACAGACCAGTATTCAGTGATCGACAAAGTGGAGAAGTTTTCCGAACACCAGCTGACTTTCTTTTTCAAACGGAAGTATGCAGCCATGCTTGACCTGTTCACTCTCAGGATTATTCCCTCGCACCTGCTGCTTGGAAAAGATCTTAAAACATCCAGTTTCAACCAGTCGCCGATAGGGACAGGCCCTTTCCAGTTCGTGTCATGGGAGCCCGGGGAAATGCTGCATCTGATCGCCAATCCTTTATATTTCAAAGGCCGGCCCTATCTGGACCGCTTCGTCTATCAGGTGATTCCTGACAGCACGATCCTGTTCTTCGAACTGATGCAGGGCAAGATCGACGTGATGCCGCTCAGGGCCGAACAATACTACACCAACTGGGGCAGTGACAAGCAGCAGGCCGCCATCTCCAAGTACGCCTTTGACTCCGCGGCTTTCAGCCTGCTGGGATTCAACCTCAAGCACCCGCTCTTTGCCAGTAAAAATGTCAGAACTGCTCTCAATTATGCCATCAACCGCAACCAGATCATCGAAGGAGTGCTGCTCGGGATGGGCGAGGAAGCCAGCGGCCCCTTCACCAGGAGACACTGGGCTTACAACAGTGAACTCAAGCCCTACCCCTATTCCCTGGAAATGGCGGAGAAACTTCTGGCAGACGAAGGTTTTGCCAAAAATTCGGATGGTCTGCTCGCACGCAAAGGGGAAGTCTTCAATTTCACTCTGATCATCAACAGGGGCGACCATGAGCGTGAGCTGGTGGCCCTGATGGTGCGCGACAATCTCAGAAAACTCGGGATCAGAGTCAACATCAGGTCCCTGGACTGGAATGACGTGGTCAGCAACATTCTGCCCCAGAAAAATTACGACATGATCCTGATCGCGCTTGCCCCCAATCCTGACCCTGACGAT is from Candidatus Wallbacteria bacterium and encodes:
- a CDS encoding peptide-binding protein; the encoded protein is MKRLLCILLLLFLCQGCGSGQKAVIEPVKEPAKTIPKPPKYGGTLVAGSIKEPVTLNPLLYMDDASDTVIRLIFNGLLRYNNNWELEKDLAESYQISEDGLKISFNLKKGVKWHDNQALTADDVVFTYQEMCKGPYPFTDQYSVIDKVEKFSEHQLTFFFKRKYAAMLDLFTLRIIPSHLLLGKDLKTSSFNQSPIGTGPFQFVSWEPGEMLHLIANPLYFKGRPYLDRFVYQVIPDSTILFFELMQGKIDVMPLRAEQYYTNWGSDKQQAAISKYAFDSAAFSLLGFNLKHPLFASKNVRTALNYAINRNQIIEGVLLGMGEEASGPFTRRHWAYNSELKPYPYSLEMAEKLLADEGFAKNSDGLLARKGEVFNFTLIINRGDHERELVALMVRDNLRKLGIRVNIRSLDWNDVVSNILPQKNYDMILIALAPNPDPDDVAAAFYSASERGSFNFFGYSNPEMDKLLDQGRISLDKTERIRIYAQMQKILQEDLPVLFLYHPKVLYGINGRVRNIDPGPGDFFYNIEKWSLDQARD